From Triticum aestivum cultivar Chinese Spring chromosome 4A, IWGSC CS RefSeq v2.1, whole genome shotgun sequence, a single genomic window includes:
- the LOC123086222 gene encoding transmembrane protein 205, producing MGWAARFLTAVSFLALGVLFAPDALFGGAPGRPAAGVAAARLAHVLCFATAWGAALWVTFIGGIVMFKHLPRHQFGSLQGKMFPAYFMLISVCSAISVAAFAYLNPWKTASTVERYQLGFLLAALGFDLSNLLVFTPMTIEMMMKRHKIEKDLGIGGEVGRSRNAELAKTNPALAAMNKKFGMIHGLSSLANIMAFGSLAMHSWYLASKLEL from the exons ATGGGATGGGCCGCGCGGTTCCTGACTGCGGTCTCATTCCTCGCCTTGGGCGTCCTCTTCGCGCCGGACGCGCTCTTCGGCGGCGCCCCCGGCCGCCCAGCCGCCGGCGTCGCGGCGGCGAGGCTGGCCCATGTACTCTGCTTCGCCACCGCATGGGGGGCCGCGCTCTGGGTCACCTTCATCGGCGGCATCGTCATGTTCAA GCATTTGCCAAGGCACCAGTTCGGGAGTCTGCAGGGGAAGATGTTCCCAGCATACTTCATGTTGATATCGGTGTGTTCAGCTATATCGGTTGCAGCATTTGCATACCTCAACCCATGGAAGACAGCATCAACTGTTGAGCGTTACCAGCTTGGTTTCCTTCTTGCTGCCCTCGGTTTTGACCTGTCCAACCTTCTGGTCTTCACCCCCATGACTATCGAG atgatgatgaagaggcaCAAGATCGAGAAGGATCTTGGCATCGGTGGTGAGGTGGGACGGTCAAGGAATGCCGAGTTGGCAAAGACAAACCCTGCACTCGCAGCGATGAACAAGAAGTTCGGGATGATCCACGGGCTGTCGTCCCTGGCAAACATCATGGCATTCGGCAGCCTGGCCATGCACTCGTGGTACCTAGCGAGCAAGCTTGAGTTGTGA